From the genome of Salvia splendens isolate huo1 chromosome 7, SspV2, whole genome shotgun sequence:
atatactacaaaaatagtactagtattaaaattaaattacactgttttgaaaaataaatggaATATGAGTACAATACATTAATCTTATAATTAAATGtaagtgaaataaaataatagagcataaaaaatttatgtagtatttattttaataaaaataaaatactagtattttattattgGAACACTATtatgggggtgttcggtttgcaagattgtatccgagattaaatttgtagtgtatttggttcatgagattcaatgccacaactcaatcttagatagataatcatgagataattagtcatagttaatcctatatgattaaaataatttcacaactcaatcctaaattgtatcttggtattattttattttggaaacCGAACATCACCTAATATGATATATGAAACTTTAATGACCGATAATGATGCAATctgtatttaatttaatacaccttaagagcatccactatatgggcggcgcgccggccgcccacGAACCGCCGTCGTCGCGCCTACTTGTAGCGTGGGAAGCGTCCGTCCCGAGGCGGACGCATTTTTTGGGGCGGAAGGCCCATCGCCGAGAAGGCGCCGAGGACGCGCTGGCCTATAGTGCGCGGGTCATCGGCGCGCCGGCAGAGGCCgaacacttttttttaattatttttgaaaattttattataaataccactcctccacaCACATCTTCACACTCCATCCATTCATCCACTCTCAAaattttcactctctaaaaatgcacggtggaaaAGACGAATCACTCGGCTTtgacgaatcgggatatggcgacTATCCTCCTTCTCAGCCGTGGGGATCGAGTCAAACTCGCCCTATTCAGAGGAATTTGGGTCGCTCGGCATTTGGAGATTACAAACCCAACATGAACGCTCTTAACCAACCGCGACCGGAGACCCATTTCCAATCCAAccaatctcctttcaccgatGCAGATAGATTCGCACTAGAGCAGATGATGGGGTTTGTTTGAGTCCGGGATTACCAGATACTCCGCCAGCCCGTGTGGATACGCCCGTTCTGACGAGAGTCGGCGGGTTCGGTGGGGCGGGTGGAAGCAGCGGCAGGGGAGGAGGAGGtagcggcagcggcggtggcgagGGCAGCGAGGCAACGGGGCCGGCGGTAAACGGTCCACgcactacaccaaagcggagtccattgttgtggcgagggcgtgggatgcagtcacatcggaccccatagtgggcaccgatcagacaGAGCCTagcttttggaagcgcgtcctgttggcatacaacgagttcaaTCCGAGAGGCGCCAAACCGCGTGACTCGGAACAGctccgcaaaaagtggtctaggattctgaGAGCCACCAAGAGGTTTGCGGGCATATAGGAGAACAACCCGCTCCCAATTCAACATGGaaggctggccgaagttcaaCTCCTGGGAGGAGTATCTCGTTCTCGAGAACTGcccgaaattcaaggccatctgtgAGGAGGAGAGGGGGACAGGTCCTGGGGCGAAGCGAACTAGACACAACATAGCCGAGGACTACAACAGCGGCAGTGGCTCGCAATCAATCGACCTCAACAACGCCCAAACGGAAGAGCCCtccgctacacactctaggcgccCACACCCTCCGGGCCAACATGCCTCTATCTGAGGGCTAGAGTGACTGCAAGTTCCTCCCGCCTCTCGTCGGCCGCGTCTGGATCGCGCATCTCGCAACCCGCCCCTATACCGCACTCCGTGGGCACTGGTCCCCACGAGGTCTTGCAGAGGAACCTTGATGTGCAGTTGATGAAACAACTGCAAGAAAACTGTCGTTTCTACGAAACCGCGACCGACCCGATCACCAAGGATATATACTACGCGCTCATGTGTCGGATCAAGGATCAGCTGGGGTTGTCTGGGGTTGGGGCAGCGCCGGGGGGCGGCGAGCGGCAGCGGGGAGGAGGGGAGGAGAGGAGGCGGAATCCGACTCggccaccgagtagacggtggcggagtttttatttgtatatttttttaaatgttcgttGAATAATTTTACCGTTTCCGTAATAGAACGAATATTTGGTCccaatactttttttaattatttacattcagataattttaattagaattgaattaaaatataaaaataaaataaaatgaaaagtggtttaaaaaagtgtccactattactataaacattttttttgtggGCGCGGACAAATAAGAAGTGATTATGGATAAAATAAAGTGACGggactattggaagtgtccaaaCATCCTGGTTTTATAACTGAGTATTTGAAAAGCGCATCATTGCCTTTTCGCACGTGCTACGCATAATTCAGTCAAATTggtttcaaaataaatattttccaataaaaatctcaaaccctaatttcgCTGAAACATTTCCAACTCTTCCGCAAGAATACGTATGCGTGCTGTGCTTCCTTGCTCTTCCAATTTCAGAGCAATTCTcagaaatgaattaattaaatattggaAATTCCTTTGTTTTTTTGTTCGTTATTTTGTTCTTCACTGCGATCCTTTTTGTACTCTGTTTGGCTTTATATAGCATAAACTTCTGATTGTTGTTGTTAAGTTGGATGATGAATTCATTTGATGTTTCTTAATTAGTTTCTTGAAATTCTGCTTTAGTTGTTGTTTCCAGCGaagtatttgatttgatttattcATATTTCTCCTTTTTTGTTGGCTAATTTTTCGGGGTTTTAGGAATCATAAATGGCTGATGAAACAATTGTCAACGGAGAATTTTCTGATGTTAAGTCCGTGGAAATTTCTGAGGGTGATGATTCCCCAAAGATTTTAAGTCTTACTCAGAAAATCAGTGATCTCGAGCGTGAAAATGGGAAAATTATCCAGCAAAATGAGGATTACAGGCAGAAAATCGATGAACTGAAGGCATCGATTGAAGAAGTGAGCGGTGAGATTGTAGAGGGTAAGAAAGAGTTGGGAGAATTGCGGTCGGAGAATAGGGCGTTGGGTGCAGTGGCAGCTCGAGCAGCAGATCTGGAAGGCGAGGTGTCGAGGCTGCAGCATGATTTGGTGTCCGCGATGAGTGATCTGCAGGAATCGAATGCTGAAATCTCCAACTTGAAGAGGGATTTGGAGGGGGTGATAGAGAGGGAGAAGGcgaaggatgttgagttggATGCTGTGGGGAAGGAGAGGGACTTGTTGCTGGCTAAGGTTCGGAAACTGGAGGAAGAGGAAATCAGTTTCAGGGGTGAATCGGAGGGGAAGGAGAAGGAGATTCGGTTCTTGAAAAAGGATCTTGAGGAGTTGGAAGTGGTTTTGGAAAGCAATAACGTTCTGGAGAAGCTGAGGACCGGTTTGGAGAAGACGGTTGAGCAGCTGTCGGAGAAAATCAGCTCCCTAGAGACTAGTTTGGACGATAAGCAGAAGGTGATCACTGGGTTTGAAGCGAAGGAAAGAGCGGTTGCAGAAAGCTTTATCAATGGCGATGCTTTGCTTCACGCTGAAACGAGGGATTGCTTCAAGGAAAAGAACTGGCTGGTGGTCGGAGGTTTGACCGTTGCTGCAGCTGCTGTTGTGGGGGTGGCGTGCTACACACGTGCCTCGAGAAAACACTGATTTGAAGAACACGCGTAGATGCTCTGTTGCTGGAGGCAGTTAGAGGTTAGGATGATTTGAACATGAATCTACCCTGAATTGATGAGGATGAGTttcaattttgatgttgattttgtgtTGATGGAGCTTTGTTATATACTACCATCAGTTTTATGTGTTTGGTTGAATTTGTTGTGGAATAATGCTTGATGAAACTGCATCTATCAAGTGTTAGTTTCTATATTCCCACGTTGGCTGTATTGTATGAAGTCTTGAAATTTGGAATATTATTACATTTTAGAAATGCATTGCACTTTACTTGAGTTTGATTATGCATTATGCTTATAACTTTGATAATGATGTTATATTGCACCTCTTCTCTTGCTAAACTAGATGGATTCTTTAAATGATCATCCCTGTTTTGATTTGGCATGGTTGTCGTATTTGAGTGAGGACACGGGATTGGAGTCGTTAGCTGTCGTATATTTGGGGGTGTTCAGTTACTCGAGATTATCTCTTTTCGAAAGCCATCAAGATTTTTAACCCCTTTTAGGCCAAATGCTGCATATCACTACGAAAAAAGTGGAGTTTATCGACGGATTTGCTGTAAAATCACCGACCGAGAACTTTCCAGACGGGCGTTGGCGCGATGCTTGGCGCCAAAGTTCCGATAATATATGTAAAAGAATATAAACATATGTTGTTGGTAGGAGGGAATGGAGCAATTGGTCTGGAAATTGAAAtgcattttaaatatttatcatAAAGTTGCCATAATATATGGGATTTGTAAGAAACGAAATTATAGCTCCGATTATTCGAAGACTTAGTTCATCAAATTATTGATATGTAGCATAATGttgaaacaaaataattaagatAATAAACTGTACTAAATTATAGCAAAGCTGTAATAATATGTAATCCATTATTAATATTCAACATATATTGATATAGTTCTAAATGTGGGTGGGTGTATTGAATCTGAATATGCAAACTCTTGCAAATACGTAAATCAGattaaggaaaataaaataataataataaaaggaaTATTTGTTGGTTCCGGAGTATAAtgaaatcaatatattattaagATTATTGTTGTGACATCAATTATAGGTATAAGGCCATCCaatacgctgtctctataccgtcccttaactactatttgaccactatttgagggccccactgtccttttttcctccatcccttaactaagggacggaacctgcaacgctccgtcccttaaccgtcccttattccgtcccttaattactattcattcaatttcattttttattttttctcacaactcaattcaattaaaacaaacacactttattaaaaagcacacaacataaaaaaaaacacacaacataatttaaaattctgGTCAGGTAACTTTAAACCATACAAATTAAACCATAAATTTACCCCAATTTGCAACTGCCTCTATGAGCATTAGTTTTGGCATAATCCAATAAGTAGTCTCGTGGGACAATTGCAAACATGTAGTAAAATTACAGTTGAATTTGCAGGGTTTAAACGTTATGCGACGATATTTTCAATGGCACTTTCCCTTAATTTTAATACTTTAAAATATAACTGAATTGATATAGATATGCATCAATGAGAGCAATACAGAGAAATGGCTGCTGACATATTGGGTTCTCTACTCCTACGTTACATTATTTGAGATCTTATGTTGGAAGATCCTTCAACGGTAATAACatttttcaatttcttcataaacaagaaaacaaaatactccatACTTATACAAATGAGTTATATAACTATATCATACTGTAGGGTTATGATCACTAAATTTTGGAACTACGTCGGCCAAAAACAACGGCATTCCTAACTCATTCTAGAATTCTCTACATAATTCTTTGATATACTAAATATCTAGATTTGTCTctataaaaatctagatattttcttaaataatatttataatctAGAGAATTCTCCTAAAATGTCTAGatatttgtacaatatttaaatatttccaTTACAAAATCAAGTCTATTTATTACTCCACATTCTATCAGTATTTAACCTTGCTTTGAGTAACTGACTCTACTTCCATTTCTTGAACGCCCTCTGCATCCACAGCCAATTCTTGAACGCCCTCCCCATGAGCAACTGCCCGGTACAGGCTGCTGCGGTCGATGTAAATTCCCGAGAATTCCCAATCCGAATCGGATGTAGCCTGCGGCGTCTCCTCATAAATGTACACCGGAAGAAGCTTGAACTCGTCGCCATTCCCAGAATCCAGGAAGAAGCCTGAACTCGTCGCCATTCCCAGAATCCAAACTTGAACTTGAACTAGACGTGGATTGCGCTGATTCAGTGTTATAACACGTTAAGCTTAGCTTCGCAAATTTGACTGATAACAAGTCAATTTCATCGTAAATATGTAGATCTTGCAACTTCACGGCTAATGCGTCCATGTCGCTCAAGAAAGTTGACTGTGCGACGGCAAGCCTTCGAAACACATTATTATCGAAATCGGAATTGAAATTCCCGAAACCGTGATTCTGAGCTTAGCAAATTCACGATCTAAATGCTCCATCGCTAAGAAACCTTGATGGAGGAATGAGAGAGGTAGGTTTTCAGTAGGAAAAGTTGGGgaactatatataaaattagtctgaattttaatcaaatgtttatttaattttgataaaaggagtccaaaaaaagaattttatcCCATTTATTTCTAACAtctcattttctcattttcgACAATTTTTATGTCATTTGCACTCAAACTAGGTTaagatgaataattaaatagaaATCGGATTCAATCAAATAACGGTTTATGGCTGAACCAACAAATTTTTTCCGATTCAAAGCATTATTTCCACTTATTTTAGAGCCGGCTGAAACGATCCATATCATGAAACAACTCACAAttcattttatatataaaaagaaTTACTTTCTTActatattatattttcagattttAATAGTATCTCACAAGTCCCTTATCCACTAACAAAATTTATAACTAGAAGTAAAAGTGGTGGGCCTCATTTATGCAGATTCGAATCGATTGTGTCGGCCCAACAAGAAGCCCATTTAGGTACCGGTCGTCACCTTCGCCATAAAATTAGCTCCATTTTTCCGATTATCCTCTCCACCTTCTCTTTCCCTCACGCACTACACACAGCGTACGGAACAAATTCTCCCACCATCAATGCAACGCCATCTTTGCTATACATAATTCCAATTCGAGATTTTATTGCCTTCCGTTTCCCTGTAAGTTTGCTCGCTTTTTTTTCCTGATTTTGTGGCAGATTTGGGTGTTTTCATGTGTAATTTGTGTTTCTTACCCGAATTCCGAATTCTGTTTTTTCGTTTGGTTTATTCAGAGAATATAATGTGATTGATGGGTAACGGGTCGGTATTAGggtttattttatttgagtttCCCGATTTGACCCATCTCGCTATAGCATAAACGGGTCGGATTGTTCTCGTGTTTAATCGGGTTATACAATTGGCCTTGTTATTTTACATCGCAACATGTTTTGCctccaaaatctcaatttaAGCTGATTGTGTATAGTTTCTCAGATTCTGGAAGTGTTCATTTTTcgttatataatttataatttgtttgtttctttttaTCTGTTATATGCGATGATTGATTTCAAAATGGATCCTAATGAAAAATTGCTTTCTTTACTAGATTGATTATTAACTggctttgttttgtttttatctgCCAATTATTGAAGAATGAAGTGATTTTGTTTCCAACGTATGACTTCATGCATTGCCTTTGTTGAGTAGGTCAAGTTGTGAGCTGATGGAGATCACAGAAGAAGCGGTGATTGTCAATTCTAGTAGGTTGAAATCTGTTGTATGGAATGACTTCGACAGAGTTAAAAGAGGTGAAACTTTTGCGGCTATCTGTCGGCACTGTAAGAGAATACTCAGTGGGTCGAGTACCAGTGGGACATCTCATTTGAGGAATCATCTGATCAGGTGTCGCAGACGTTCAAACCATGATATAAGTCAATTGTTGACGAGGGGGAAGAGGAAGCAAACCACCCTAGCCATAACCAACTATAGTTATAATCAATCTGCGATGAAGAATGAGATGGTAACCGTTGCAAGTACAAGTTTTGAGCAAGGGGCGAAAGTCAGAAATATGGGCCCGGGAAGCTTAAATTTTGATCAAAGGCGGAGTCAGCTAGATCTTGCACGTATGATTATAATGCATGGATATCCCTTGGGTATGGTTGAGGATGTTGGCTTCAAGACATTTCTTCAAAACCTGCAACCCTTGTTTGATTTCGTGACAGTTAATGGAATTGAGGCTGACTGTATAGAGATCTATAAAAAGGAGAAGCAAAGAGTGTACGAGGAGTTGGATAAATTACCCGGGAAGGTCAGCCTTAGTGCTGACAGATGGGCTACTAATGGAGGCTCAGAGTATCTATGCTTGATAGCACATTACATTGATGATTCTTGGgaactaaagaagaaaatttTGAACTTTTTGTCTGTTGATACTTCTCAAGCAGAAGACATGCTCTCAGAATTGATCATGACAAGTCTTAGGAATTGGGATATCGACCGAAAGTTATTCTCATTGACTATTGATAATCGTCTCACATACGACAAAATTGTGTGTAGAATCAGAGACCAACTCTGTCAGCACAGGTTCCTCATGTGTGAAGGGCAATTATTTGATGTAAGATGTGCAGCAAGTACCGTGAAGTTATTGGTCCAAGATGTCCTGGAAACTTCACGTGAGATAACCAACAAAGTTCGTGAAACCATACAGTACATTAAAGGTTCTCGTGCAACACAAGAAAAATTCGATGAGATAGTGCAGTTAGTTGGCATCAATGGGCAGAAATGGCTGTCTACTGATAATCCATTTCAGTGGAACTCGACGTATGTGATGCTTGAGGCTGCTTTAGAGTACAAAGAAGCCTTTCCTCAGCTGCAAGAACATGACCCTGACTTTTCAATGTGTCCTTCTGGCATAGATTTTGACAGAATGAGGGGCATTACGAGCATCTTGAAGTTCTTTCATGAAGTCTCTAATGTCTTTGTTGGTCGCAAACATGTCACTGCAAATTCTTATTTTGCTGAGATTTGTGACATTCATTTACAGTTGATAGAATGGTGCCAGAAGTCAGATGACTTTATCAGCTCTTTGGCATTGAAATTGAAATCGAAATTTGATGAGTATTGGAAGAAATGCAGCTTGATTATGGCTATTGCAGCCATCTTGGATCCACGATTCAAGATGAAACTGGTGGAGTACTATTATCCCCAAATTTATGGTGATAGTGCTCCTGATTGCATAGACATTGTTTCAAATTGCATGAAAGCTCTTTACAGTGGTCATGCTATCTATTCACCTTTAGCTGCTCACGGTCAAAATTCATCTTCTGAAACTAATGGTAGTGTTGTTAAAGACAGACTTAGTGGGTTCGACAGATATCTCCATGAAACCTCAGTTAGCCAAAACACAAAATCAGACTTAGACAAGTATCTAGAGGAACCACTTTTCCCTCGTAGTGCTGATTTCAGTATATTAAACTGGTGGAAAGTCCATGAGCCAAGATATCCTGTGCTTTCCATGATGGCCCGCAACATATTGGGGATTCCAATATCAAAAGTTGCACTGGAATCCCTATTCGATACTGGAGATAGAGCCCTCGACCATTCTTGGGGTGCTGAGAAGTCTGATACTCTGCAAGCTTTGATGTGTTCTCAAGATTGGATGCGCAACGAAGTGGAAGGTAGATGCCTTCtaccatattttttttttgtaataatcATGCACTTGCTGCTCACATACTCTGCATTTTGTGGCAACAGATCCCAAACCTCCCGTCTTTGCCTTGCGCAGCGATGCAAATTAACAAAATTCTGGTATGGTCCTTTATACATGTTCCAGCTATGTTTTAAAGTGAATTTGTTTTCAGTATTTTTATTCTTGTTATTTTGAAAATTGCACAGTGCAGATCTCCAACTAGTTTTCGGGCAATGGATGATTGTGACCTCTCATCCAGATACAAAACTAGTCTTCGTCTATTTATTTTGGCCGCCTGTTTCAATGGCGAGACGAAAGGATAACATGAATGGAAAAGTGGTATTCATGTATATAATGAGGGATTCTTTGTGTTTCACCTGAAGATGTATCTGATATGCAAGGTACTGCATACGTACCGGATTTTTGTCAGAGTTCAATATGCAGGGTGATATAGCAAAAGTTCATATTCGTTCATATGCTTTAGCTATGTATACGATCTGTTAAGATAAGGTGGATGGCAATGGTTTCCaaactttttaccatttttccaATAATTTATCCCATTGTGCTTAACGTAGAGGTTTATTTTTACATTCCTTTGTCAGTTTCTAAATGTGTATTTAACCTTTTTGTTTAGAGCAATGGCTGGATACTAGTTTACTCGTTCTTACAATTTGTACTTTTCAACAATCAATTGTTCGAGCTTCATGCTCCTTTGAGTCAATAATAAGCACTAGTTGTTACATAGAAAATACATGTTTTGATACCTAACAAACACACTTGTAAAAGCCTCGCAGCTTCTTCGTGGAGATATGCTTACAGTGCTCGATCACCTACTACAACATCAGAGACAATGAAAAGGTCAGTGCATATAACCCCACCCCATGGATGCTTAAGAATTATTGGAGGTGGGCATGGGCACCCAAAGAAGGTGCAATATTAGTGTGACCTTTCCACTCCATTGTTTTCTTGTCTGCTTTCGTTTCCACGTACCTTTCGTTGCTTCCTTATTTATGTTAATACAAGCACTATGATTGTGCACATCTGGGAGAGCCCACCACTCTTAACCTCTAAATGCATACACTTTGGTTATGGAGATGTTGCTCAAGCAAGGTGGAAAGTGGGGACTCCTTTTCTTTTGCATTAATTGAAATTTGGTAGTTTTTCCATCTTTTGCTATGGGGAAAAAATCCTTTTTGTGCTTAGCATAACTGTCTATCCCTATTATGACATTTTTGTTAGTGCTTTCTTTGTAGAGTTATGCTTGTGTATTAAGTATTTGACTTGACCATTTTTAAGATTCTAATTTTGCCAATCCTGGTTTTATGATTTATATCACCTGAAACCTGAAAAAAGTGTGATTTGGTTCTTGGTTATGACCCAAAAGATGTGAATGAATGTGTTATTTAAGTAGGTTAGACCAATAAGTATATCCTAGAATTAGCCCCTAGTATGATATTGGTTGCACAACCAATAAAGTTGAGAAAGAGAATGGGTTATTACCACTTTATGTTCTCCTTCTCTCCACCTTTCAAATAATTCCTCATCTCAATGCCTCACTATTTTTGCTTGCCCATACatctcttttttctctctcacacaAACACACTAAATAGGAGTATAGTAAATGCAATGTGGCAAAGTCACTTTTTCAACCTTTTGTTGCATATGATTTTTGTGGAGTTATTATTatcaatactactactattactactTGCGTATGGGCAGTTTAGTGTTAGTTCTTTAATGATAATGAGTGTTGTATTCAATTAATTTGAATATGAATCACTAACAATAATTTTGTTGGTCGTTGCGTCTTTGTCATAAAAGTTAAATTCGAATAAAAATAAGCAATTCTTGACAGTTGTTCATAAAAAGTTTTTGGAAGTTTGAAGCTGCAATATTCCAAGTTAAAGACATTAAATGTTGTACGTATATTGCGATttgtaattaatgtattttacttgaatttatttttaatggaaaaTAATTCGATTGAATCCATGGTTAGAGAAAATATTTCCTAAGTCACACTCAATGTAGATCAACATTTGCATGATTTCCATTTACTTATGAAGCAATTTCCATTTACTTATGAAGCAAGCAATTCGAAAGGTAATTGTCCAAATCCATatgtttaattaaaataatgatatttgAATTTACTACGTCGATTAATGGCAGATTTTTCCGTCGGTAATTGGTTCGAAATCAGCAGTATACAAGTTGACCTACACAGATTTTTCCGTCGGTAATTGGTTCGAAATCGGCTATATACAAGTTGATCCACACTCGTTT
Proteins encoded in this window:
- the LOC121811280 gene encoding zinc finger BED domain-containing protein RICESLEEPER 1-like, which translates into the protein MEITEEAVIVNSSRLKSVVWNDFDRVKRGETFAAICRHCKRILSGSSTSGTSHLRNHLIRCRRRSNHDISQLLTRGKRKQTTLAITNYSYNQSAMKNEMVTVASTSFEQGAKVRNMGPGSLNFDQRRSQLDLARMIIMHGYPLGMVEDVGFKTFLQNLQPLFDFVTVNGIEADCIEIYKKEKQRVYEELDKLPGKVSLSADRWATNGGSEYLCLIAHYIDDSWELKKKILNFLSVDTSQAEDMLSELIMTSLRNWDIDRKLFSLTIDNRLTYDKIVCRIRDQLCQHRFLMCEGQLFDVRCAASTVKLLVQDVLETSREITNKVRETIQYIKGSRATQEKFDEIVQLVGINGQKWLSTDNPFQWNSTYVMLEAALEYKEAFPQLQEHDPDFSMCPSGIDFDRMRGITSILKFFHEVSNVFVGRKHVTANSYFAEICDIHLQLIEWCQKSDDFISSLALKLKSKFDEYWKKCSLIMAIAAILDPRFKMKLVEYYYPQIYGDSAPDCIDIVSNCMKALYSGHAIYSPLAAHGQNSSSETNGSVVKDRLSGFDRYLHETSVSQNTKSDLDKYLEEPLFPRSADFSILNWWKVHEPRYPVLSMMARNILGIPISKVALESLFDTGDRALDHSWGAEKSDTLQALMCSQDWMRNEVEDPKPPVFALRSDAN
- the LOC121741998 gene encoding peroxisomal and mitochondrial division factor 2-like — its product is MADETIVNGEFSDVKSVEISEGDDSPKILSLTQKISDLERENGKIIQQNEDYRQKIDELKASIEEVSGEIVEGKKELGELRSENRALGAVAARAADLEGEVSRLQHDLVSAMSDLQESNAEISNLKRDLEGVIEREKAKDVELDAVGKERDLLLAKVRKLEEEEISFRGESEGKEKEIRFLKKDLEELEVVLESNNVLEKLRTGLEKTVEQLSEKISSLETSLDDKQKVITGFEAKERAVAESFINGDALLHAETRDCFKEKNWLVVGGLTVAAAAVVGVACYTRASRKH